One segment of Nostoc flagelliforme CCNUN1 DNA contains the following:
- a CDS encoding amylo-alpha-1,6-glucosidase, translating to MLDLDTREWLLTNGLGSFASGTVSDVRTRTYHGWLFAATNPPSDRTLLLSHLEASLEVLGTVVALGTNFWGNGQIEPTGYELLRCFDINPVPKWIWGQNNWQLTRQLVMPYGWVGTGGWAQKGIGNAQCPMPNAPPRFCHRTLIQYRYEGSDTAILRLRLLIAERNFHHQQTANPGLQFSQLLGEQQICLQAKNSGNFGIPWHLRWTQGRYQTDAVWYWNYGLPEETKRGLGDKEDLYSPGYLIVTLQPGDIVILEARVGFPDSMAGVLTSETFAEAVEAEQKRLSQIFGWREGGRGAGSREQGARENFPVCPPHPAPLPPFNAQCPMPNAQSTIWQQLLKASDQFIVHRASIPGPTVIAGYHWFNDWGRDTLMALPGLALVPQRFDLAKGVLRTFGHYCRYGLIPNAFPDVNGEPIYNSIDAALWWIETLGLYLEATQDWEFLAEQFPLVQQIYKAFVGGTHFNIQIDATDGLVSWDAPGVALTWMDVVIGAHPVTPRYGKPVEINALWYSALCWLSQWAERLSQLEFGEPVRLTKQAQRYAQQAQNVKTSLQKFWNPQLGYLYDTIEPDDRRNSQVRPNAVLALSLHHCAFSEHQGCQVLDLATVSLLTPYGLRSLDPGDPEYKGRYEGNQEQRDRAYHQGTVWAWLIGPYIRAWQRFYPQRSLPFDWQPLLDHFLFDACLGSISEIFDGDAPHKPRGAIAQAWSVAEVMRHIK from the coding sequence ATGCTTGATTTAGATACAAGAGAATGGTTGCTTACCAATGGCTTAGGAAGTTTTGCCAGTGGTACAGTTTCGGATGTCCGCACACGTACTTATCACGGTTGGCTGTTTGCCGCTACAAACCCTCCTTCTGATCGCACTCTGCTGTTGTCGCACCTAGAAGCTAGCTTGGAAGTATTAGGAACCGTTGTGGCACTAGGGACAAATTTTTGGGGTAACGGTCAGATTGAGCCGACAGGCTACGAATTGCTACGCTGTTTTGATATTAACCCAGTTCCAAAATGGATTTGGGGTCAAAATAACTGGCAGTTAACCAGACAATTAGTGATGCCCTATGGTTGGGTGGGGACTGGGGGCTGGGCACAAAAGGGGATAGGCAATGCCCAATGCCCGATGCCCAATGCCCCTCCCCGATTTTGCCATCGAACTTTGATTCAATATCGCTACGAGGGAAGTGACACAGCAATTTTACGGCTGCGACTGCTGATAGCAGAACGTAACTTTCACCATCAGCAAACTGCTAATCCAGGATTACAGTTCTCACAATTGCTTGGGGAACAGCAAATCTGTCTGCAAGCAAAAAATTCTGGGAATTTCGGTATACCTTGGCACTTGCGCTGGACACAAGGAAGATATCAAACAGATGCAGTTTGGTATTGGAATTATGGATTGCCTGAGGAGACAAAACGGGGATTAGGCGACAAGGAAGACCTCTACAGTCCTGGTTACTTGATAGTCACACTGCAACCAGGAGATATAGTCATTCTAGAAGCACGAGTAGGTTTTCCCGACTCAATGGCAGGTGTTCTCACCTCCGAAACCTTTGCAGAAGCAGTAGAGGCAGAGCAAAAACGGCTCTCCCAGATTTTTGGATGGAGAGAGGGAGGCAGAGGAGCAGGGAGCAGGGAGCAGGGAGCAAGGGAGAATTTTCCCGTCTGCCCTCCACATCCCGCCCCTCTGCCTCCTTTCAATGCCCAATGCCCAATGCCCAATGCCCAATCTACAATTTGGCAACAACTACTCAAAGCAAGCGATCAGTTTATCGTTCATCGAGCCTCAATTCCAGGCCCTACGGTCATTGCTGGTTATCACTGGTTTAATGATTGGGGACGCGACACATTAATGGCTTTACCTGGATTGGCACTAGTTCCACAACGCTTTGACTTAGCAAAAGGAGTATTGCGGACTTTTGGGCATTATTGTCGCTACGGTTTGATTCCTAATGCATTTCCTGATGTCAATGGAGAACCAATTTATAACAGTATTGATGCAGCGTTGTGGTGGATTGAAACTTTAGGACTTTATTTAGAAGCTACCCAAGACTGGGAATTTTTGGCAGAGCAATTCCCCTTAGTACAGCAAATCTATAAAGCATTTGTTGGTGGTACACATTTCAATATCCAGATCGATGCTACCGATGGGCTAGTTAGTTGGGATGCTCCTGGTGTAGCCCTTACCTGGATGGATGTAGTTATTGGGGCGCATCCTGTTACTCCCCGTTACGGTAAGCCGGTGGAAATCAATGCGCTGTGGTATTCTGCTTTATGTTGGCTGAGTCAGTGGGCAGAACGATTAAGCCAGCTTGAGTTTGGTGAGCCAGTGCGTCTCACTAAGCAAGCACAGCGTTATGCTCAACAAGCACAAAACGTGAAAACCTCGCTGCAAAAGTTCTGGAATCCTCAGCTGGGTTATCTGTACGATACTATTGAGCCGGACGATCGCCGCAATTCTCAAGTTCGTCCCAATGCCGTTTTGGCGCTGTCGCTGCACCATTGCGCCTTTTCTGAACATCAAGGGTGCCAAGTACTAGATTTGGCAACTGTCAGCTTGCTCACCCCCTATGGCCTTCGCAGTCTTGATCCAGGAGATCCTGAATACAAGGGAAGATATGAAGGTAACCAAGAACAACGCGATCGCGCTTATCACCAAGGTACTGTTTGGGCTTGGCTAATTGGGCCATATATTCGGGCTTGGCAACGTTTTTATCCACAACGATCGCTGCCTTTTGATTGGCAACCTCTGTTAGATCACTTCCTATTTGACGCTTGTCTTGGTTCTATTTCTGAGATTTTCGATGGCGATGCACCTCACAAGCCCAGAGGAGCGATCGCTCAAGCTTGGTCTGTTGCTGAAGTAATGCGCCACATTAAATAG
- a CDS encoding peroxiredoxin gives MSLTYGTEGSLRVGQQAPDFTATAVVDQEFKTIKLSDYRGKYVVLFFYPLDFTFVCPTEITAFSDRYEEFKKINTEVLGASVDSEFSHLAWIQTDRKSGGVGDLNYPLVSDIKKEISAAYNVLDPAAGIALRGLFIIDKDGIIQHATINNLAFGRSVDETLRTLQAIQYVQSHPDEVCPAGWQPGDKTMNPDPVKSKVYFSAV, from the coding sequence ATGTCCCTTACTTACGGAACCGAAGGAAGCCTCCGCGTTGGTCAACAAGCTCCCGATTTCACAGCAACGGCTGTGGTAGATCAGGAATTTAAGACAATCAAACTTTCCGATTATCGCGGTAAGTATGTCGTCCTGTTTTTCTACCCACTAGACTTTACCTTTGTTTGTCCCACTGAAATCACAGCATTTAGCGATCGCTACGAAGAATTCAAGAAAATCAATACAGAAGTTCTTGGCGCTTCTGTTGATAGTGAATTCTCCCACCTCGCTTGGATTCAAACAGATCGTAAGTCTGGTGGCGTCGGCGACCTGAATTATCCTCTAGTCTCTGACATCAAAAAAGAGATTAGCGCCGCTTACAACGTTCTTGACCCAGCAGCAGGCATTGCCTTGCGTGGTCTGTTCATCATCGATAAAGATGGTATTATACAGCACGCCACCATCAACAACCTAGCTTTTGGTCGCAGCGTTGATGAAACCCTGCGGACACTGCAAGCAATTCAGTATGTTCAGTCTCACCCCGACGAAGTTTGCCCAGCTGGTTGGCAACCTGGTGACAAGACAATGAATCCTGACCCAGTGAAGTCTAAAGTCTACTTCTCTGCTGTCTAA
- a CDS encoding peroxiredoxin family protein, with product MLTSTDFSGLLNERFFRNLLPVPATNKLRLGVGTPDFQLPDITNGTLVKLSDYKGKQPVLLAFTRIFTEKQYCPFCFPHIKALNENYEQFKNRGIEVLMITSTDERQSQIVVRDLSLKMPLLSDPSCRVFRTYQVGQALGAPLPAQFVLDKEGKLHYWHLFSFLDHNASVETLLKQFNSV from the coding sequence ATGCTTACTTCAACTGATTTTAGTGGCTTATTAAATGAGCGATTCTTCCGTAATTTGTTACCAGTTCCAGCGACAAATAAACTCAGGTTGGGAGTAGGAACGCCAGATTTTCAACTCCCAGATATTACCAATGGAACTTTAGTAAAATTGTCTGATTATAAAGGCAAGCAACCAGTCTTACTCGCCTTTACTCGCATCTTTACTGAAAAACAATATTGCCCCTTTTGTTTTCCTCATATCAAAGCTTTAAATGAAAACTACGAGCAGTTTAAAAATCGCGGTATAGAAGTTTTGATGATTACTAGTACTGATGAACGGCAGAGTCAAATTGTTGTGAGGGATTTAAGTTTAAAAATGCCGTTATTGAGCGATCCTAGTTGTCGAGTTTTTCGTACCTATCAAGTAGGACAAGCACTGGGAGCGCCTTTGCCAGCACAGTTCGTATTAGATAAAGAAGGAAAACTCCACTATTGGCATTTATTTTCTTTTTTGGATCACAATGCTAGCGTTGAGACTTTGTTAAAACAATTCAATTCAGTGTAA